A single genomic interval of Lucilia cuprina isolate Lc7/37 chromosome 2, ASM2204524v1, whole genome shotgun sequence harbors:
- the LOC124420986 gene encoding arylphorin subunit C223-like, whose protein sequence is MPNNPLLIHYIIYNNLSNRDNLHEFINGSNNSNQTFLNKQKFLLEIIYRVEEPLMFEKWIKLGKTFTFDRSEYTRIPRYMEKYCKALKFGATLPKGEYFGALTESHIQQAYGLFGFFYYAKSWELFQRNVAWARMFSNEATFVYALNLVLLHRDDLKGLMLPSIYEIFPQNFFNSKFIYAAEKFNYETWSKYIMYEKQYKDILYEDYAKVYKPYDRRFYYNFTRDWKLWQWWKMMGLGEHWYSAEHYMLRENWSEYYEDPKFFEIYENTQMFFMPVDYTRNIELNNMDTTLSYLTEDVGLNAYWYYLNLNNALDGKHNYRRDLFWLYNLEQILRRYRLERLSHGLEEISDFSLLDSRDSGYNSHLISYNGISYSKRKSYYGIDKFGQTDYYQKYLGMFDRLQEIISKSFYETYAGETIDLLKPITTVYKGNAKQGNFDTFDKYSFQYWYQYTHMFFAESNSDDYEVLPHNFLNYETMLRDPLFYSFHKKIASVFHRFRSNIKPYTHDELLLANVTINNVTVSELITFYDIVDFDVTNLMNDKVNFVADQMIWDKTLLARQMRLNHKPFEFAFNVESNKSQKVIVRTFLGPKYNQYGRVITLAENRENFMAIDSFLYTLKTGNNIFTRKSDDFPWTAKDRISYTELYKLLMLAIEGKYEFPTNLTKPQCAFPDRLLLPRGWPNGMPMQLFFYITPFKDKHDTNTTFDYAYSCGIGSGIPYNDEIPFGYPFDREIIEYEFFVPNMYFKDVKIRHEDTFEKYFEHKYVPFGQFDYEYR, encoded by the exons ATGCCTAATAATCCTTTACTAATCCATTATATTATCTACAACAATCTCAGTAATCGAGATAATTTACACGAATTCA TAAATGGCAGCAATAACTCTAATCAAACATTTTTGaacaaacaaaagtttcttttggaaataatttatcGTGTTGAGGAACctttaatgtttgaaaaatgGATCAAATTAGGCAAGACTTTCACCTTTGACAGATCGGAATACACA CGTATACCTCGTTATATGGAGAAATATTGCAAAGCTTTAAAATTTGGTGCCACATTGCCGAAGGGTGAATACTTTGGTGCTCTCACAGAAAGTCATATCCAACAGGCCTATGGTTTGTTTGGTTTCTTCTATTATGCCAAAAGTTGGGAACTCTTTCAACGTAATGTTGCCTGGGCTCGCATGTTCAGCAATGAAGCCACATTTGTTTATGCTTTAAATTTAGTTCTACTACATCGTGATGATTTAAAGGGTTTGATGTTGCCTTCCATTTACGAAATCTTTCCACAAAACTTCTTTAACAGTAAATTCATTTATGCAGCCGAAAAATTTAACTATGAAACCTGGTCCAAATATATTATGTATGAAAAACAATACAAGGACATACTCTATGAAGATTATGCTAAAGTCTATAAGCCATACGATAGACGTTTTTACTATAACTTTACCAGAGATTGGAAATTGTGGCAATGGTGGAAAATGATGGGTTTAGGTGAACACTGGTACTCTGCAGAACATTATATGTTACGCGAAAATTGGTCTGAGTACTATGAGGACCCGAAATTCTTTGAAATCTATGAGAACACTCAAATGTTCTTTATGCCTGTAGACTACACGCGTAACATAGAGCTTAACAATATGGACACCACTTTGTCTTATCTAACTGAAGATGTTGGCTTAAATGCCTACTGGTATTATCTTAATCTTAATAACGCCTTAGATGGCAAGCATAACTATCGGCGTGATCTCTTCTGGTTATATAATTTAGAGCAAATATTACGTCGTTACCGCTTGGAACGTTTGTCTCATGGTCTGGAAGAAATTTCCGATTTTTCCCTCTTAGACAGCAGGGATAGTGGTTATAATTCACATTTGATTTCGTACAATGGTATTAGTTACTCGAAACGCAAATCCTACTATGGAATCGATAAATTTGGTCAAACCGATtactatcaaaaatatttaggcATGTTTGATCGATTACAAGAAATTATTAGCAAAAGTTTCTATGAAACTTATGCCGGCGAAACCATTGATTTGCTTAAACCCATAACCACTGTATATAAGGGAAATGCAAAGCAGGGAAATTTTGATACCTTTGACAAATACTCCTTTCAATACTGGTACCAGTATACTCATATGTTTTTCGCTGAGAGCAATTCTGATGATTATGAAGTTCTGCCACATAACTTCTTAAATTACGAAACTATGCTGCGTGATCCTTTGTTCTATAGCTTCCACAAAAAGATCGCTTCTGTCTTTCATCGATTCCGGAGCAATATCAAACCATATACTCATGATGAGTTATTGTTAGCTAATGTCACCATCAACAATGTTACGGTCAGTGAATTAATCACCTTTTATGATATAGTCGACTTTGATGTCACCAACTTAATGAACGACAAAGTGAACTTCGTTGCAGATCAAATGATTTGGGATAAAACCTTGTTGGCTCGTCAAATGCGCCTCAATCACAAACCTTTTGAATTCGCATTCAACGTTGAGTCTAACAAGAGTCAAAAGGTAATAGTACGTACCTTCTTGGGACCTAAATATAATCAATATGGTCGTGTTATAACCTTGGCTGAAAATCGTGAAAATTTCATGGCAATCGATAGCTTTTTGTACACTCTTAAAACTGGTAACAATATATTCACACGCAAATCTGATGATTTTCCCTGGACCGCAAAAGATCGCATATCCTACACCGAATTGTACAAGCTTTTGATGCTGGCCATTGAAGGCAAATATGAATTTCCCACAAACTTGACTAAACCTCAATGCGCCTTTCCCGATCGTTTACTTTTACCTCGAGGTTGGCCTAATGGTATGCCTATGCAGTTATTTTTCTACATTACGCCCTTTAAGGACAAACACGACACCAATACCACCTTTGACTATGCTTATTCTTGCGGTATTGGTTCTGGTATTCCCTATAACGATGAAATACCATTCGGCTATCCTTTTGATCGTGAAATAATCGAGTACGAATTTTTCGTACCTAACATGTACTTTAAAGATGTCAAGATAAGGCACGAAGACACTTTCGAAAAATACTTTGAGCACAAATACGTACCTTTTGGACAGTTCGATTATGAATATCGTTAA
- the LOC124418436 gene encoding protein GDAP2 homolog has translation FRYERLLHRAQIEDLNEVSGIGCLYQSGVDRLGRPVIVFCGKWFPAHNLDLEKALLYLIKLLDPIVKGDYVIAYFHTLTSTNNYPSLHWLREVYSVLPYKYKKNLKAFYIVHPTFWTKMMTWWFTTFMAPAIKAKVHSLPGVEHLYSAISKDQLEIPAYITEYDMATNGLHYFTPQPQLTPS, from the exons ttTAGATATGAACGCCTATTGCATCGTGCCCAAATCGAGGATTTGAACGAAGTTTCGGGCATTGGTTGTCTTTATCAAAGTGGTGTCGATCGTTTGGGTAGACCTGTTATTGTATTTTGCGGTAAATGGTTTCCAGCCCATAATCTTGATTTGGAAAAA GccttattatatttaataaaattattggaTCCCATCGTAAAAGGAGACTATGTCATTGCTTACTTCCATACTTTAACTAGTACCAATAATTATCCATCATTGCATTGGTTACGTGAAGTATACAGTGTATTGCCTTACAA GTACAAGAAGAATCTTAAAGCCTTTTATATTGTACATCCAACATTCTGGACTAAG ATGATGACATGGTGGTTTACCACCTTCATGGCACCAGCCATCAAAGCTAAAGTACACTCATTGCCTGGTGTGGAGCATTTATATTCAGCAATATCAAAAGATCAATTAGAAATTCCTGCATATATCACCGAATACGATATGGCCACAAATGGACTACATTATTTTACACCACAACCACAATTGACACCATCATAG